From the Anguilla anguilla isolate fAngAng1 chromosome 6, fAngAng1.pri, whole genome shotgun sequence genome, one window contains:
- the LOC118228920 gene encoding tripartite motif-containing protein 35-like, giving the protein MASGSSLLEEELSCPVCSEIFRDPVLLSCSHSFCKACLQQYWEQKGSRECPVCRRRSSRELPPGNLSLRNTCEAFLKERSQRAKAGSEVLCSLHSEKLKLFCLVDQIPVCVICQTSRKHANHELLPVQEAAEEYKEKLRTALAPLQKKLKAFNAVKLICDKTAAHIKSQAKHTERQIKMEFEKLQQFLKDDEAARITALREEEDQKSQMMKEKIEKMTEEISALSEQIRAIEQELGAEDVSFLQVRPVHSVSAGLYTNCC; this is encoded by the exons ATGGCGTCCGGATCTTCTCTCCTGGAAGAggagctctcctgtcctgtgtgctctgaaatCTTCAGGGATCCTGTTCTCCtgagttgcagtcacagcttctgtaaggcctgtctgcagcagtactgGGAACAGAAGGGATCTCGGGAGTGCCCAGtgtgcaggagaagatcttcaAGGGAACTACCTCCCGGtaacctgtctctgaggaatACCTGTGAGGCGTTCTTAAAGGAGAGAAGTCAGAGAGCTAAAGCAGGatctgaagtgctctgcagtctgcacagtgagAAACTCAAGCTCTTCTGTTTAGTGGACCAAATACCCGTCTGTGTGATCTGCCAAACTtcaagaaaacatgcaaaccaCGAACTGCTACCAGTTCAGGAGGCAGCAGAAGAGTATAAG GAGAAACTCAGGACTGCACTGGCTCCACTACAGAAGAAGCTAAAAGCCTTTAATGCAGTGAAACTAATCTGTGATAAAACTGCAGCGCACATcaag agccaggccaagcacacagagagacagataaagatggAGTTTGAGAAACTTCAGCAGTTCCTAAAAGATGATGAGGCAGCTAGgatcactgcactgagggaggaagaggatcagaagagtcagatgatgaaggagaagattgagaagatgacagaagagatatcagccctttcagaacaaatcagagccattgaacaggagctgggagctgaagacgtctcattcctgcaggtaagacctgttcactctgtgtctgcaggactCTATACAAACTGCTGTtaa